The following proteins are encoded in a genomic region of Rhodoferax aquaticus:
- a CDS encoding GbsR/MarR family transcriptional regulator, whose amino-acid sequence MNLPPLTQRFVLHFGEMGSRWGINRTVGQIYALLYVSAKPLNADEVGEALSFSRSNVSMGLKELQSWNLVRLIHQPKDRREYFQAPEDVWAIFRTLAAERRKREIDPTLSMLREALMEQPSVSEDIHAQARMTQMHDFIEMMTDWLDDMQQMDSDTLRSLMQMGSKVQKLLEFKTRVKQAFSLSPEPAEQAWGVQPSPSPNDGAIGTQATHAADTATQVSTTAMQSIPTPAKE is encoded by the coding sequence ATGAACCTTCCTCCGCTTACCCAGCGCTTTGTCTTGCATTTTGGTGAGATGGGCAGTCGCTGGGGTATCAACCGCACGGTGGGGCAAATCTATGCCCTGTTGTATGTGTCAGCCAAGCCGCTCAACGCCGATGAAGTGGGCGAGGCCTTGAGCTTTTCGCGCTCCAATGTGTCCATGGGCCTCAAGGAGTTGCAGTCGTGGAACCTGGTGCGCTTGATTCACCAGCCCAAAGACCGGCGTGAGTACTTTCAGGCACCCGAAGACGTGTGGGCGATCTTTCGCACTTTGGCGGCTGAGCGGCGCAAGCGTGAAATCGACCCCACCTTATCCATGTTGCGTGAGGCACTGATGGAACAACCCAGTGTGAGCGAAGACATCCACGCCCAAGCCCGCATGACGCAGATGCATGACTTCATTGAGATGATGACCGACTGGCTGGACGACATGCAACAGATGGACTCAGACACCCTGCGCAGCCTCATGCAAATGGGCTCCAAAGTACAGAAACTGTTGGAGTTCAAAACCCGGGTGAAACAGGCGTTTAGCCTAAGCCCAGAGCCGGCCGAGCAAGCCTGGGGCGTGCAGCCAAGCCCTTCGCCAAACGATGGTGCCATCGGTACGCAAGCGACGCATGCGGCGGACACCGCGACCCAAGTGTCCACCACAGCAATGCAATCAATCCCGACCCCAGCTAAGGAGTAA
- a CDS encoding ROK family transcriptional regulator — translation MSFSGTNLENARLHNRRVVLESIRQHTRLSRADITRLTGLTPQTISNITSELLAQGFLSTLPAESGGRGQPAVPFVINPQGAYSVGVQLSQHSLQAVAVDLCGAVVARAHAAVDRVRPAQAVAPLKDVLQRLQQLAGFPMAKLLGMGVATPGPFGVDGLSAIGPTTLPGWQDLSVGEQLSAALGLPVMVANDASAAAIGERLYGAGSTLSNFVYMFVGEGLGAGLFLNGQVFDGVANNAGELGHIVVERNGRACYCGNHGCLERYLSLWAAYEALGFEDPTQATPEDLLHAMERNDPRLAAWLDEAATYMRQAINMLECMLDIETIIVGGLLPVPILEKIIARLAPLYASVGNRSNRKVARLLVGNVGSEITAQGAAALPIFHEMNPSFNVLLKNH, via the coding sequence ATGAGTTTTTCCGGCACAAATTTAGAGAATGCGCGGCTGCACAACCGCCGCGTGGTCCTGGAATCCATACGGCAGCACACACGCCTGTCCCGCGCTGATATCACCCGCTTGACCGGGCTGACGCCGCAAACCATCTCCAACATCACCAGTGAGCTGTTGGCGCAAGGCTTCTTGAGCACCTTGCCCGCAGAAAGTGGGGGGCGAGGTCAACCCGCCGTGCCATTTGTCATCAATCCACAAGGGGCTTATTCGGTGGGCGTACAGCTCAGCCAGCACAGCCTGCAAGCGGTAGCGGTCGACCTGTGCGGGGCGGTAGTGGCCAGAGCGCATGCCGCAGTGGATCGGGTTCGCCCCGCACAGGCCGTCGCCCCGTTGAAAGACGTCTTGCAGCGTTTGCAGCAGTTGGCTGGTTTTCCTATGGCCAAGCTCTTGGGCATGGGGGTGGCCACACCGGGTCCATTCGGTGTAGATGGCTTAAGTGCCATTGGTCCCACCACCTTGCCCGGTTGGCAAGATCTGTCGGTGGGCGAGCAGCTGTCGGCTGCATTGGGTTTACCTGTGATGGTGGCCAATGACGCGAGCGCTGCCGCCATCGGAGAGCGCTTGTATGGGGCTGGCAGCACCCTGAGCAACTTTGTCTACATGTTCGTAGGCGAGGGCTTGGGGGCGGGATTGTTTCTCAACGGGCAGGTGTTTGACGGCGTTGCCAACAACGCGGGGGAGCTGGGGCACATTGTGGTGGAGCGCAACGGGCGTGCTTGTTACTGTGGGAACCATGGGTGTCTGGAGCGTTACCTGTCCCTGTGGGCGGCCTATGAAGCCCTGGGGTTTGAAGACCCCACCCAGGCAACACCAGAGGACTTGCTGCACGCCATGGAGCGCAATGACCCGCGTTTGGCAGCTTGGCTGGACGAGGCTGCCACCTATATGCGCCAAGCCATCAACATGCTGGAGTGCATGTTAGACATTGAAACCATCATTGTGGGCGGCCTGCTGCCTGTGCCCATTCTGGAAAAGATCATTGCCCGTTTGGCGCCGTTGTACGCATCGGTCGGCAACCGGTCCAACCGCAAAGTAGCCCGGTTGCTCGTTGGCAACGTGGGGAGCGAAATTACGGCACAAGGTGCAGCCGCCTTGCCCATCTTCCATGAGATGAACCCCAGCTTTAACGTGCTGTTAAAGAACCATTGA
- a CDS encoding ABC transporter ATP-binding protein has translation MATVSLSNIQKTYDSKTHVIKGVDLHIDDGEFVVFVGPSGCGKSTLLRMIAGLEDISAGELRIGERLVNDVSASKRGVAMVFQSYALYPHMTVFENMAFSLKLGGVDKATAQTMVHKAAEILQISHLLERKPKALSGGQRQRVAIGRSIVRDPQVFLFDEPLSNLDASLRVQMRIELSKLHKELGTTMVYVTHDQVEAMTLADRIVIFNGGKIEQVGSPLALYNHPVNLFVASFLGSPGINLATVQLEQHLADGVVVRLQDGDLLTLPLRAQAYACGAQFTLGIRPEHVTSSQTSDALGVRGQFELVEHLGDVQLAYYRIHGAQTNWSVKLSAQTPLDELAGAKQLFFAPAHCNLFDANGLALQRH, from the coding sequence ATGGCCACCGTATCACTGAGCAATATCCAAAAAACCTATGACAGCAAGACCCACGTCATCAAAGGCGTAGACCTGCACATTGACGATGGCGAGTTTGTCGTGTTTGTAGGGCCCTCGGGTTGTGGCAAATCTACGCTGCTGCGCATGATTGCGGGCTTGGAAGACATCAGCGCCGGGGAGTTGCGCATCGGAGAGCGCTTGGTGAACGACGTGTCAGCCTCCAAGCGCGGCGTGGCCATGGTGTTTCAGAGTTACGCCTTGTATCCCCACATGACGGTGTTTGAGAACATGGCTTTCAGTTTGAAGCTGGGAGGGGTTGATAAGGCCACGGCCCAAACCATGGTGCACAAGGCCGCGGAGATATTGCAGATCAGCCATCTTTTGGAGCGCAAACCCAAAGCCCTGTCGGGTGGGCAGCGTCAGCGCGTGGCCATAGGCCGCTCAATTGTGCGCGACCCTCAGGTGTTTTTGTTTGACGAGCCTTTGTCTAACCTGGATGCGTCGCTGCGGGTGCAGATGCGCATTGAGCTCTCCAAGCTCCACAAAGAACTGGGCACCACCATGGTGTATGTCACGCATGACCAGGTGGAGGCCATGACCTTGGCAGACCGCATTGTCATTTTCAACGGCGGAAAGATTGAGCAAGTGGGTTCGCCCTTGGCGTTGTACAACCATCCCGTCAACCTGTTCGTGGCAAGCTTTTTGGGCTCGCCCGGTATCAACCTTGCCACCGTGCAGTTGGAGCAGCACCTGGCTGATGGCGTGGTCGTTCGCCTGCAAGATGGCGACCTGCTGACCCTGCCACTGCGAGCCCAGGCGTATGCATGCGGTGCGCAGTTCACCTTGGGTATTCGCCCAGAGCATGTAACGAGCAGCCAGACTTCAGACGCCCTTGGAGTCCGTGGGCAGTTTGAGTTGGTCGAGCATTTAGGAGATGTGCAATTGGCGTACTATCGAATTCACGGAGCGCAGACCAATTGGAGCGTCAAGCTATCGGCGCAAACACCCTTAGATGAGCTTGCGGGCGCGAAGCAATTGTTTTTCGCGCCAGCGCATTGCAACTTGTTTGACGCTAACGGATTGGCGCTCCAGCGACACTGA
- a CDS encoding ROK family protein gives MTLPSMQVNQNVLAIDIGGTLVKLGVVDPTGCVHHSFHIDTRASRGAHALFDELAGIAQSLVQPYALAGVAVSTLGVIDTVSGTVRGASDAIPGYLGLSPKQLLWDALQMPVLVENDVNCVALAEGWLGAAQGVENFVALTLGTGIGGGVFMGSQLYRGAHAAAGEWGYMVVGGERWEDVASLRGLGRLGARAIAGCTLDAKAIFERADAGSVPHAAVVQEWLELLASGLANLIYAFDPQCIVLGGGITGRGPRVLAEIQAALDALLHPDFVGLQELRLAAAGNHAGLLGAARAWFLAHPAGLA, from the coding sequence TACCCTCTATGCAAGTGAATCAAAACGTACTGGCCATCGATATTGGTGGGACATTGGTGAAGTTGGGCGTGGTCGACCCAACGGGTTGTGTGCACCACAGCTTTCACATTGACACCCGTGCATCACGCGGAGCCCATGCCTTGTTTGACGAACTGGCCGGCATTGCGCAATCCCTGGTGCAGCCCTATGCACTGGCGGGTGTGGCCGTTTCAACCTTGGGCGTGATTGACACGGTGTCCGGCACGGTACGTGGCGCGTCGGATGCAATTCCCGGCTACCTGGGGCTTTCACCTAAACAGTTGCTGTGGGACGCTCTGCAGATGCCCGTGCTGGTCGAAAACGATGTGAATTGCGTAGCCCTAGCCGAAGGCTGGTTAGGTGCTGCGCAGGGTGTTGAGAACTTCGTGGCCTTGACCCTAGGAACAGGAATTGGCGGTGGGGTGTTCATGGGTTCCCAGTTGTACCGTGGCGCGCACGCCGCCGCTGGGGAATGGGGTTATATGGTGGTAGGCGGTGAACGTTGGGAAGACGTGGCTTCGCTGCGCGGCCTAGGCCGATTGGGTGCTCGCGCTATTGCGGGCTGCACGTTGGATGCAAAAGCCATATTTGAACGCGCCGACGCTGGCAGCGTGCCCCATGCAGCCGTGGTGCAAGAGTGGCTGGAGTTGCTGGCCAGCGGTCTTGCCAACTTGATCTATGCCTTTGATCCGCAATGCATTGTCTTAGGAGGCGGCATTACCGGGCGTGGGCCCCGCGTGCTGGCCGAAATACAAGCTGCTCTAGACGCTTTGTTGCACCCGGACTTTGTGGGCCTGCAAGAACTTCGATTGGCTGCGGCGGGCAACCACGCCGGTTTGCTCGGTGCGGCACGCGCTTGGTTTTTGGCACACCCCGCTGGGCTGGCCTAA